In Deinococcus psychrotolerans, a genomic segment contains:
- a CDS encoding V-type ATPase subunit subunit G family protein yields MDVSSRVLSELASREQALDAQIEAARQDAAREIEAAEAEAARILKEAGEQVKTLTAAREQEMAAEGVRVREEAQAQAKEEVLVAHTRSDAKMGQAVETILRAVLP; encoded by the coding sequence TTGGACGTCTCAAGTCGGGTTTTAAGTGAGCTGGCCAGCCGTGAACAGGCGCTCGATGCACAGATCGAAGCGGCCCGCCAGGACGCCGCGCGTGAAATCGAGGCTGCCGAAGCCGAGGCCGCGCGTATTTTGAAGGAGGCCGGCGAGCAAGTCAAAACGCTCACCGCCGCCCGCGAGCAAGAAATGGCCGCAGAAGGCGTGCGCGTCCGTGAGGAAGCGCAGGCACAGGCCAAAGAAGAGGTGTTGGTAGCCCACACCCGCTCGGATGCCAAAATGGGTCAGGCGGTGGAAACCATCCTGCGGGCGGTGTTGCCGTGA
- a CDS encoding V-type ATP synthase subunit A: MTQNKQGVIERIAGPAVIARSMYGAKMFDIVRVGDERLVGEIIRLDGDTAFVQVYEDTSGLTVGEPVVSTGLPLSVELGPGMLNGIYDGIQRPLDKIREQSGDFIARGIEVSSLDRDRKWHFTPSVSAGDEVTGSAILGTVPEFSFTHKILTPPDKKGRIKSIVGEGEYNIDDTIGELEDGTKLRLAHYWPVRAARPVALKKDPSLPFLTGMRILDVLFPLVMGGAAAIPGPFGSGKTVTQQSVAKYGNADIVVYVGCGERGNEMTDVLVEFPELEDPKTGNPLMQRTILIANTSNMPVAAREASVYTGITLAEYFRDQGYSVSLMADSTSRWAEALREISSRLEEMPAEEGYPPYLSARLAAFYERAGAVRTLAGEDGAVSVIGAVSPAGGDMSEPVTQATLRITGAFWRLDAGLARRRHFPAINWNGSYSLFTPILDSWYRQNVAEDFPELRQRIQNLLQQEASLQEVVQLVGPDALQDSERLVIEAGRMLRQDFLQQNGFDPVDASASMPKNYGLMKMMLKFYDEADASLKNGATIDEIIQNSVIEKLSRARYVAEGDFMAYAENLMDELDNTFKTKSAQGVNA, encoded by the coding sequence ATGACCCAAAACAAACAAGGCGTCATTGAGCGCATCGCTGGGCCTGCCGTGATTGCCCGCAGCATGTACGGCGCAAAGATGTTTGACATCGTGCGCGTCGGTGACGAAAGACTCGTCGGTGAGATCATCCGCCTCGACGGCGACACGGCCTTCGTGCAGGTCTACGAAGACACCTCTGGTTTGACCGTAGGTGAACCTGTAGTCAGCACCGGATTGCCGCTGTCCGTCGAACTCGGGCCGGGCATGCTCAACGGCATCTATGACGGCATTCAGCGCCCGCTCGACAAGATCCGCGAGCAGTCCGGCGACTTTATCGCACGCGGTATCGAAGTCAGCTCGCTTGACCGCGACCGCAAGTGGCACTTTACTCCCAGCGTCAGCGCGGGCGACGAAGTGACCGGCAGCGCCATCCTCGGCACCGTGCCGGAATTCAGCTTCACCCACAAAATCCTGACGCCGCCCGACAAAAAGGGCCGCATCAAGAGCATCGTGGGCGAGGGCGAATACAACATCGACGACACCATCGGTGAACTCGAAGACGGCACCAAGTTGCGTCTGGCCCACTACTGGCCGGTGCGTGCGGCCCGTCCCGTCGCCCTCAAGAAAGACCCCAGCCTGCCCTTCCTCACCGGCATGCGGATTTTGGACGTGCTGTTCCCGCTGGTCATGGGCGGCGCGGCGGCGATTCCCGGCCCCTTCGGCTCGGGCAAAACCGTTACCCAGCAGTCGGTGGCCAAGTACGGCAACGCCGACATCGTGGTCTACGTGGGCTGCGGTGAGCGCGGCAACGAGATGACCGACGTGCTGGTCGAGTTCCCCGAATTGGAAGACCCCAAGACCGGCAACCCGCTGATGCAGCGCACCATCCTGATCGCCAACACCTCCAATATGCCGGTGGCGGCGCGTGAAGCCAGCGTGTACACCGGCATCACCCTAGCCGAGTACTTCCGCGATCAGGGCTACTCGGTCTCCTTGATGGCCGACAGCACCTCCCGCTGGGCCGAGGCGCTGCGCGAGATCAGCTCCCGTCTCGAAGAAATGCCCGCCGAAGAAGGCTACCCGCCTTACCTCTCGGCGCGACTGGCAGCCTTCTACGAGCGTGCCGGAGCGGTGCGTACCCTCGCGGGCGAAGACGGCGCGGTCAGCGTGATCGGCGCGGTTTCACCGGCGGGTGGCGACATGTCCGAACCCGTCACTCAGGCCACCCTGCGCATCACCGGCGCGTTCTGGCGCTTGGACGCGGGTCTGGCCCGCCGCCGCCACTTTCCGGCAATCAACTGGAACGGCTCTTACTCGCTGTTCACCCCGATTCTCGACAGCTGGTACCGTCAGAACGTGGCTGAGGATTTCCCCGAACTGCGCCAGCGCATTCAGAACCTCCTCCAGCAAGAAGCCAGCCTTCAGGAAGTCGTGCAGCTCGTCGGCCCCGACGCTCTGCAAGACAGCGAGCGACTCGTCATCGAAGCGGGCCGAATGCTGCGCCAAGATTTCCTCCAGCAAAACGGCTTCGACCCGGTGGACGCCAGCGCCTCGATGCCCAAGAACTACGGCCTAATGAAAATGATGCTCAAGTTCTATGACGAGGCCGATGCCAGCTTGAAAAACGG
- the pth gene encoding aminoacyl-tRNA hydrolase codes for MKLIVALGNPGSQYAQTRHNVAWQVADELARQQGAVWRAGEHAEQAEFRVLGEKVLLIKPQTFMNASGKAALPAMQFYKLSPEALLVIQDDLDSPFGLLKIKVGGRHGGQNGVRDIIRVLSTEQFARLKIGISRPPAGRDPADWVLSKWAESERPTLEELVWLGVGASLKWVMAGPKEAQAAYNNTDLRPNPESAVQAPVSAAAEPEAASSPIPLSQTAQK; via the coding sequence ATGAAACTCATCGTGGCCCTCGGCAATCCCGGTTCTCAGTACGCCCAGACCCGGCATAACGTCGCCTGGCAGGTGGCCGACGAGCTGGCGAGGCAACAGGGTGCAGTGTGGCGAGCCGGCGAACACGCGGAGCAAGCCGAGTTTCGGGTGCTCGGCGAAAAAGTCCTGCTGATCAAGCCGCAGACCTTTATGAACGCTTCGGGCAAAGCGGCGCTGCCTGCCATGCAATTTTATAAGCTCAGCCCCGAAGCGCTGCTGGTCATTCAAGACGACCTAGACAGCCCATTCGGGTTACTCAAAATCAAAGTGGGCGGGCGGCACGGCGGCCAAAACGGTGTGCGCGACATTATCCGTGTGCTGAGCACTGAGCAGTTTGCCCGCCTCAAAATCGGTATTTCCCGCCCGCCTGCTGGCCGCGACCCTGCTGACTGGGTGCTGAGCAAGTGGGCCGAGAGCGAGCGCCCCACCTTAGAAGAGTTGGTGTGGTTGGGCGTCGGCGCGTCGCTCAAGTGGGTCATGGCTGGCCCCAAGGAAGCGCAGGCAGCCTACAACAACACCGACCTGCGCCCCAATCCGGAGTCTGCCGTCCAAGCGCCGGTCAGTGCGGCTGCCGAGCCGGAAGCCGCGTCAAGCCCAATACCACTTTCTCAAACCGCTCAGAAGTAA
- a CDS encoding V-type ATP synthase subunit K, whose protein sequence is MTKTNKIALAALVFALASTGFAQEAVVPATTAVNSNGGLIAVGAGLALGLGAIGTGLAQGRIGAAAAGVTAENPGRLGLMLLWFAIPETLVIFGLVGFFILSGKI, encoded by the coding sequence ATGACCAAGACCAACAAGATCGCCCTCGCCGCCCTCGTTTTCGCTCTCGCCAGCACCGGCTTTGCTCAGGAAGCTGTTGTTCCGGCCACCACTGCCGTGAACTCCAACGGTGGCCTCATCGCTGTAGGTGCGGGCCTCGCGCTGGGCCTCGGCGCAATCGGCACCGGCCTTGCTCAGGGCCGCATCGGTGCGGCTGCCGCTGGCGTGACCGCCGAGAACCCAGGCCGCTTGGGCTTGATGCTCCTCTGGTTCGCCATCCCCGAAACCCTGGTGATCTTCGGCCTGGTGGGCTTCTTCATTCTCTCCGGCAAGATCTAA
- a CDS encoding DUF503 domain-containing protein yields MALGYIGSLTVRVEMPWVSNLKEKRALVRPVVERLKARFPVTVARLDGLNAHDWEIIGVVTVSNDRQWVEETLQLAADFIVAQGEYRVTEEERGIVTIEEVME; encoded by the coding sequence GTGGCGCTCGGCTATATCGGCAGCCTGACGGTGCGCGTAGAGATGCCCTGGGTCAGCAATCTCAAGGAAAAGCGGGCGCTGGTGCGGCCCGTGGTCGAGCGGCTCAAAGCCCGCTTTCCGGTAACGGTGGCCCGCCTAGACGGCCTCAACGCCCACGACTGGGAAATTATCGGGGTGGTGACGGTCAGCAATGATCGGCAGTGGGTCGAAGAAACTTTGCAACTCGCCGCCGACTTTATTGTGGCGCAGGGCGAGTACCGCGTGACCGAGGAAGAGCGCGGCATCGTGACGATTGAAGAGGTGATGGAGTAG
- a CDS encoding V-type ATP synthase subunit F has translation MTQKVGTSATQRVVVLADNETATGYRLAGAEVVEATAENAQAKLEEMITSNKYGLVAVDTGLIADPAGSTARLMRGRDLPIILPIPSLSDAFSAEQVDAKAYMGKLVRETIGFDIKL, from the coding sequence ATGACCCAAAAAGTAGGAACCTCAGCCACCCAGCGGGTCGTCGTCTTGGCCGACAACGAAACGGCCACCGGCTACCGGCTGGCAGGCGCGGAAGTGGTGGAAGCCACTGCCGAGAACGCTCAGGCCAAGTTGGAAGAGATGATCACCAGCAACAAGTACGGTTTGGTGGCCGTTGATACCGGTTTGATCGCCGATCCGGCTGGCTCCACCGCCCGGCTTATGCGTGGGCGCGATCTGCCGATTATTTTGCCGATTCCCAGCCTCAGCGACGCTTTCAGCGCCGAGCAAGTGGACGCCAAAGCGTACATGGGTAAACTGGTGCGCGAAACGATCGGCTTTGATATCAAGCTTTAA
- a CDS encoding V-type ATP synthase subunit I — MINNMQQVVIATRKQGSRDVIEALQNAGALHLVPVKAEGVLTAGPLTGEDAEFRRESERLLARAETTLTELGASRRVAAAVPAESEWPALLEEVAGPAAELAKRRQALDADMDVARTYGSAVKALSELSGGLDQSRRVSLVPFIYQKPEDLSALQAALQGSLDGRFEVATRPLSNADHVGAVATLSIDRDAARAALGKARLGELRLPGRFDGQPISQVSADLSRIEREGAPQRDALERERTGLANKFGPTLFAIRDALSDQVAIHDVEGMSARGKYSLVMQGFVPEDRISGLKSALDRFGDAVSYELHPVDSHHTAHVPVELKNTSYSKNFELILGMLPLPRYGNFDPTGIISFFFPLFFGFIIGDIGYGLLFFIVGTWFALKAKKGEGVNLAAMNSYLSPDVMGKLGVIIRTMSTWAIFWGFLTGEFFGNLAEHLHIFYVNHAWIQSIWGITVPGEQESGLLPIVFPRLASYFTNTALITTLIVGIGMVLWSWLIRVQLASRHGDKTHLWEAIGMLGGLVGLISLGFLSQGGNQLVNAAIYKDFSNPLLIAMYIGFAVFVLGMVMSKVFLMIIEILSQGGNIISFARLFAVGVAGAILANLATDLGWGMYERIGVLGIIIGVILALLVHAFALAITIIGHVLQPIRLHFVEFLTPTGYHNESGVPYSPLRRLSPPTGTAISKQ; from the coding sequence GTGATCAACAACATGCAGCAGGTGGTGATCGCCACCCGCAAGCAGGGCAGCCGCGACGTCATCGAAGCGCTGCAAAATGCTGGAGCGCTGCATTTGGTGCCGGTCAAAGCGGAAGGGGTGCTGACTGCTGGCCCGCTGACCGGCGAGGACGCCGAGTTTCGCCGCGAAAGCGAGCGCTTACTGGCCCGCGCCGAGACCACCCTGACCGAATTGGGCGCGTCCCGCCGCGTTGCTGCGGCGGTGCCTGCCGAGTCGGAGTGGCCCGCCCTCCTCGAAGAAGTGGCTGGCCCCGCCGCTGAGTTGGCCAAGCGGCGGCAAGCCTTAGACGCCGATATGGACGTGGCCCGCACGTACGGCTCCGCTGTCAAAGCGCTGAGCGAGCTGTCGGGCGGCCTCGATCAAAGCCGCCGGGTCAGCTTGGTGCCGTTTATCTATCAAAAGCCTGAAGACTTGAGCGCTTTGCAAGCCGCGCTGCAAGGAAGTCTGGATGGCCGCTTTGAAGTGGCGACCCGCCCGCTGTCGAACGCTGATCATGTGGGCGCGGTGGCCACCCTCAGCATCGACCGTGACGCGGCCCGCGCCGCCCTCGGCAAGGCCCGCCTCGGTGAGCTGCGGTTGCCGGGGCGCTTTGATGGGCAGCCGATCAGTCAGGTCAGCGCCGATCTGAGCCGCATCGAGCGTGAAGGTGCGCCGCAGCGCGACGCTTTGGAGCGCGAGCGCACCGGCCTGGCCAACAAGTTCGGGCCGACGTTGTTCGCCATCCGTGACGCCCTGAGCGATCAGGTTGCTATTCACGACGTGGAGGGCATGAGCGCACGCGGTAAATACAGCCTCGTGATGCAGGGTTTCGTGCCGGAAGACCGGATTTCCGGCCTCAAGTCGGCGCTTGACCGTTTCGGTGACGCGGTGAGCTACGAGTTGCACCCAGTGGACTCGCACCACACTGCCCACGTGCCGGTCGAACTCAAAAACACCTCCTACAGCAAGAACTTTGAGCTGATTCTGGGGATGTTGCCGCTGCCCCGCTACGGCAACTTCGATCCCACCGGCATCATCTCGTTTTTCTTCCCGCTGTTTTTCGGCTTTATCATCGGTGACATCGGTTACGGGCTGCTGTTCTTCATTGTCGGTACTTGGTTTGCCCTCAAGGCCAAGAAGGGCGAGGGCGTCAACCTTGCCGCCATGAACTCGTACCTCTCGCCCGATGTAATGGGCAAGCTCGGCGTGATTATCCGCACCATGAGCACCTGGGCGATTTTCTGGGGCTTTTTGACCGGTGAGTTTTTCGGCAACCTCGCCGAGCACCTGCACATCTTCTACGTCAATCACGCTTGGATACAGAGCATTTGGGGCATTACGGTGCCCGGCGAGCAGGAAAGCGGCTTACTGCCGATTGTCTTCCCGCGCTTGGCATCTTATTTCACCAACACCGCCCTGATCACCACACTCATCGTCGGTATCGGCATGGTGCTGTGGAGCTGGCTGATCCGCGTTCAACTGGCCAGCCGTCACGGTGACAAAACCCACTTGTGGGAAGCCATCGGCATGCTCGGCGGCTTGGTCGGCTTGATCAGCCTCGGCTTTTTGTCGCAGGGCGGCAATCAACTGGTCAATGCAGCCATCTACAAAGACTTTTCCAATCCTCTCCTGATTGCCATGTACATCGGTTTTGCCGTTTTCGTTCTCGGCATGGTCATGTCCAAAGTCTTCTTGATGATCATTGAAATTCTTTCGCAGGGCGGCAACATCATCAGCTTCGCCCGTCTGTTCGCCGTCGGCGTGGCCGGAGCGATTCTGGCCAACCTCGCGACCGATCTCGGCTGGGGGATGTACGAGCGCATCGGCGTCCTTGGCATCATCATCGGGGTGATTCTGGCACTGCTGGTTCACGCCTTCGCGCTGGCCATCACCATCATCGGCCACGTTTTGCAGCCCATCCGTTTGCATTTCGTCGAATTTTTGACGCCCACCGGCTATCACAACGAATCCGGTGTGCCGTATAGCCCACTGCGCCGCCTCAGCCCGCCCACCGGCACGGCCATCAGCAAGCAGTGA
- a CDS encoding ammonium transporter has protein sequence MLLTPTVLRRSLPLLTLLSGGAALAQAAKAPAFDTGDTAWMIVAAALVLFMTPGLAFFYGGLTRSQSVLNTMMMSFVSIGLVLVLWMLGGYSIAFTPGNSFFGGFSAAGFNGLSNTVNGTIPSYVFAAFQAMFAVIALALISGAVVERMRFGAFLLFGGLWSLLIYSPLAHMVWGGGWLGVRGALDYAGGTVIHIAAGVSALVAAFVLGPRIGHGRTAHVPHNVPFVLLGAAILWFGWIGFNAGSALGANQSAALAFMTTCVATAAAMLTWLIWESARGGKPTAVGAATGLVVGLVAITPACGFVSPWASLVVGIAGATASFWAVQFKQAFRSDDALDVFACHGIAGIVGALLTGALAWTTGQGKPLGEQMLIQTQAVLFTLVFCGVGSFILLKLVGLVLPLRVTASQEVSGIDISSHSEQGYAENESGLSAPVMIGGD, from the coding sequence ATGCTGCTGACCCCAACTGTACTCAGGCGCTCGCTGCCGCTGCTGACCTTGCTGAGCGGAGGTGCGGCGCTGGCCCAAGCGGCCAAGGCCCCCGCCTTCGATACCGGCGACACCGCTTGGATGATCGTGGCCGCCGCGCTGGTGCTGTTCATGACGCCGGGCCTGGCCTTTTTCTACGGCGGCCTGACCCGCTCACAGAGCGTGCTCAACACCATGATGATGAGCTTTGTTTCGATCGGCTTGGTGCTGGTGCTGTGGATGCTGGGCGGTTACAGCATCGCCTTCACGCCGGGCAATTCCTTTTTTGGTGGATTCAGCGCTGCCGGCTTCAATGGCCTGAGCAACACCGTCAACGGCACCATCCCTTCCTACGTCTTCGCGGCGTTTCAGGCCATGTTCGCCGTCATCGCGTTGGCGCTGATCTCCGGCGCGGTCGTCGAGCGGATGCGCTTCGGGGCTTTCTTGTTGTTCGGCGGACTGTGGAGCCTCCTAATTTACTCGCCGCTGGCCCATATGGTCTGGGGCGGTGGCTGGCTGGGCGTGCGCGGAGCGCTGGACTACGCAGGTGGAACAGTCATTCACATCGCGGCGGGCGTCAGCGCTCTGGTGGCCGCGTTCGTGCTGGGGCCGCGCATCGGACATGGCCGCACCGCCCATGTGCCGCACAATGTTCCCTTCGTGCTGCTTGGCGCGGCGATCTTGTGGTTCGGCTGGATCGGCTTTAACGCGGGCAGCGCTCTGGGAGCCAACCAATCGGCAGCGCTGGCCTTCATGACCACCTGTGTGGCCACCGCCGCCGCCATGCTGACTTGGCTCATCTGGGAAAGTGCGCGGGGCGGCAAACCTACCGCTGTGGGCGCAGCGACAGGCTTGGTGGTGGGCCTGGTCGCCATCACGCCCGCTTGCGGTTTCGTTTCTCCCTGGGCGTCTTTGGTGGTGGGCATTGCCGGAGCCACCGCCAGCTTCTGGGCGGTGCAGTTCAAGCAGGCCTTCCGCTCCGACGACGCGCTGGACGTGTTCGCCTGTCACGGTATTGCGGGCATCGTAGGAGCCCTGCTGACCGGCGCACTGGCCTGGACGACGGGCCAGGGCAAGCCGCTGGGCGAGCAAATGCTGATTCAAACTCAAGCGGTGCTGTTTACGCTGGTGTTTTGCGGCGTGGGCAGCTTCATTTTGCTCAAGTTGGTGGGTCTGGTGCTGCCGCTGCGGGTCACGGCCAGCCAAGAAGTCAGCGGCATCGACATCTCCTCGCACAGCGAGCAGGGCTACGCCGAAAACGAATCGGGCCTCAGTGCTCCGGTGATGATCGGCGGAGATTAA
- a CDS encoding V-type ATP synthase subunit E has product MALDKLLENEAQSEIERIRAEARDRAGAIIRAAQEQAQTLIESRTRALETQTQASLTRARSAADLERSASRLNAGENGMSRAFKTAQHELLAVTRAPEYKDILARLIAEARAVVPNAEAIEVHPNEAHVARELVTDLEVRENYAIQGGVRVVANNGKSGVTNTLQGRLERLQGTLAPQVSRILSEG; this is encoded by the coding sequence ATGGCGCTCGATAAACTGCTCGAAAACGAGGCGCAGTCGGAGATCGAGCGCATCCGCGCTGAGGCGCGTGACCGCGCTGGAGCCATTATCCGGGCTGCCCAAGAACAAGCCCAAACCCTCATCGAGAGTCGCACCCGGGCCTTAGAAACCCAGACGCAGGCCTCACTGACCCGCGCCCGCTCGGCAGCCGATTTGGAGCGCAGCGCTTCACGGCTCAACGCGGGCGAAAACGGGATGAGCCGGGCTTTCAAAACTGCTCAGCATGAACTGCTGGCCGTGACCCGCGCTCCCGAATACAAAGACATTTTGGCCCGCCTGATTGCAGAAGCCCGCGCAGTGGTGCCCAACGCCGAGGCGATTGAAGTCCATCCCAACGAAGCCCACGTGGCCCGCGAACTGGTCACTGACCTTGAAGTGCGTGAGAACTACGCCATTCAGGGCGGCGTGCGCGTGGTGGCCAACAACGGCAAAAGCGGCGTGACCAACACCCTGCAGGGCCGCTTGGAGAGACTGCAAGGCACGCTTGCTCCGCAAGTCAGCCGCATTCTCTCGGAAGGCTGA
- a CDS encoding V-type ATPase subunit: MADDYGYINARIKMMRTQLLDGRALDSALGAQTYPEFLRLLSESELSGDLSAATAQGAGLPELDQGLSKNFFETVEKVYRFADGDAKAEIGVLLQKWDLVNLKSIARGLTSGRSGEQLLSSLIPGGTIPMTTLQTALQGGDLASASTALTLTGHPLAAAFREGVAAYGSSSKLLDLEVALDQAYYRYALRVSRNTSLRRYLSQEVDITNALTSRSLRGVGANPALFVEGGRNIDAGTFLRLTEGDPSGAGEMAPILEAAGPAEAEKVAREMLDSAARNAAAGDPLGVGVAIDFLRRKEQEIAKLRLIGRGKFYNVPGEQIRQEVAQG, encoded by the coding sequence ATGGCCGACGACTACGGTTACATCAACGCCCGCATTAAAATGATGCGGACGCAACTGCTCGACGGACGCGCCCTCGATTCCGCGCTGGGCGCACAGACGTACCCCGAGTTTTTGCGGTTGCTGAGCGAGTCCGAGTTGTCGGGCGACCTCTCTGCCGCTACCGCTCAGGGCGCGGGCCTGCCCGAACTCGATCAAGGCCTCTCCAAAAACTTCTTTGAGACGGTGGAAAAGGTCTACCGCTTCGCAGACGGCGACGCCAAAGCCGAAATCGGCGTGCTGCTGCAAAAGTGGGACTTGGTGAACTTGAAGTCCATCGCGCGTGGCCTGACCAGTGGCCGCAGCGGTGAGCAACTGCTCTCCAGCCTTATTCCCGGCGGCACCATTCCGATGACCACTTTGCAAACCGCCCTTCAAGGCGGCGACCTCGCCTCGGCTTCCACCGCGTTGACCCTGACCGGTCACCCGCTAGCGGCAGCGTTTCGCGAGGGCGTGGCGGCCTACGGCTCCAGCAGCAAACTGCTCGATCTGGAAGTCGCTCTCGATCAAGCCTATTACCGCTACGCGCTGCGGGTCTCGCGCAACACCTCTCTGCGCCGCTACCTCTCGCAGGAAGTGGACATCACCAATGCGCTGACCTCGCGCTCTCTGCGCGGTGTGGGTGCTAATCCGGCTCTGTTTGTGGAAGGCGGACGCAACATCGACGCTGGAACCTTCCTGCGGCTCACCGAAGGCGACCCCAGCGGCGCGGGCGAGATGGCTCCGATTTTGGAAGCCGCTGGCCCCGCCGAAGCTGAAAAGGTGGCCCGCGAAATGCTCGATAGCGCGGCCCGCAACGCTGCTGCCGGTGATCCGCTGGGCGTGGGCGTAGCCATTGACTTTTTGCGCCGCAAGGAACAGGAAATTGCCAAGCTCCGCCTCATCGGGCGCGGCAAGTTCTACAACGTGCCGGGCGAGCAGATTCGTCAGGAGGTGGCGCAAGGATGA
- a CDS encoding DUF4126 domain-containing protein yields MEVLTGLLTSFGLSGAAGLNAYVPLLIVGLLQRYGVIALPESYALLSNTWVLLGIAVVGALDFVGDKIPGIDHALHVFGGILNAAAGAVLFASHAGITHLDPSVSLLLGFMVAGSVQMGRTVLRPASTALTGGLANPLVSTAEDGTSVLLSILAIFAPVLAVIVLLLLLYFGFRLWQRRPKRRSLI; encoded by the coding sequence ATGGAAGTCCTGACCGGACTGCTGACTTCGTTCGGCTTGTCTGGCGCAGCGGGCCTGAACGCTTACGTGCCGCTGCTGATCGTCGGTTTGCTTCAGCGCTACGGCGTGATCGCCTTGCCAGAGTCGTACGCGCTGCTGAGCAACACCTGGGTGCTTCTGGGCATCGCGGTGGTCGGAGCGCTCGATTTCGTCGGAGACAAGATTCCCGGCATAGACCACGCCCTGCACGTCTTTGGCGGCATTCTCAATGCGGCGGCGGGGGCGGTGCTGTTCGCTTCGCACGCAGGCATCACCCATCTCGATCCCAGCGTGTCGCTGCTGCTGGGCTTCATGGTGGCGGGCAGCGTGCAGATGGGCCGCACGGTGCTGCGTCCGGCGTCTACTGCCCTGACCGGCGGGCTGGCCAACCCGCTGGTGTCGACTGCCGAGGACGGCACTTCGGTGCTGCTGAGCATTTTGGCAATTTTCGCTCCGGTGCTGGCAGTGATCGTGTTGCTACTGCTGCTGTATTTCGGCTTCCGCTTGTGGCAGCGGCGGCCAAAGCGCAGGTCGCTGATCTAA
- a CDS encoding heavy-metal-associated domain-containing protein, with the protein MTQPNKKARVLIGVRGMEQESGVRISAALLAMPGVTQAQPDQGQIAVQYDPTALTVMDLLRAIRKQGFLAGML; encoded by the coding sequence ATGACTCAACCCAACAAAAAAGCCCGCGTCCTGATCGGCGTGCGCGGCATGGAGCAAGAATCGGGCGTCCGCATCTCGGCGGCGCTCCTGGCTATGCCCGGCGTAACGCAGGCCCAACCCGACCAGGGGCAAATCGCCGTGCAGTATGACCCCACCGCCCTGACCGTCATGGATTTGCTGCGGGCCATTCGCAAGCAGGGCTTTTTGGCGGGAATGCTTTAG
- a CDS encoding DUF1999 domain-containing protein produces the protein MLRYRIFTPDDFPALEALDLAVQRRADPAFDTLDEREREGRLRTSLPALKFFERSEHSFLAEEEGQLMGVLLAQAVWQGDKPVVMVVQVLLAEGAPGEAASGLLHACVKSAYDAAVYEVHFPVTPELESAAHNEEAHLLGRYAVSYLGSRHQTASGERLSKMPNTGGESKA, from the coding sequence ATGCTGCGTTACCGAATCTTTACCCCTGACGACTTCCCTGCACTCGAAGCGCTCGACTTGGCCGTGCAGCGCCGCGCAGACCCTGCCTTCGACACCCTCGATGAGCGAGAGCGAGAAGGCCGCCTGCGAACTTCGTTGCCCGCCCTCAAGTTTTTTGAACGAAGCGAACACAGCTTTTTGGCGGAAGAGGAAGGCCAGCTCATGGGCGTGCTGCTGGCCCAGGCGGTTTGGCAAGGCGACAAGCCAGTGGTGATGGTGGTGCAGGTGCTGCTGGCCGAAGGTGCGCCCGGCGAGGCGGCCAGCGGGTTGCTGCACGCCTGCGTCAAGAGCGCTTACGACGCCGCCGTCTACGAAGTTCACTTTCCCGTGACGCCGGAGTTAGAGAGCGCGGCCCACAATGAAGAAGCGCACCTGCTGGGCCGCTACGCGGTGAGCTATCTGGGCAGCCGCCACCAGACCGCGTCCGGCGAGCGGCTCAGTAAAATGCCAAACACGGGTGGCGAGAGCAAAGCCTAG
- a CDS encoding P-II family nitrogen regulator, producing the protein MKLITAVVRPERVQQVKEALFQAGIKGLTLSRVSGHGGEQEVVERYRGTRVIVEFHDKVEFKMAVSEPFIELAIEAICRGARTGEVGDGKIFVTPLERVIRIRTGEEDNSALTPVAPKTLTPTR; encoded by the coding sequence ATGAAACTGATCACCGCAGTGGTAAGGCCCGAACGGGTACAGCAAGTCAAAGAAGCCCTGTTCCAAGCGGGCATCAAGGGCTTGACGCTGAGCCGAGTCAGCGGACACGGCGGCGAGCAGGAAGTCGTGGAGCGCTACCGGGGCACCCGCGTCATCGTCGAGTTTCACGACAAAGTGGAATTCAAGATGGCCGTCAGTGAGCCGTTTATAGAACTCGCCATTGAAGCCATCTGCCGGGGCGCACGTACCGGAGAAGTCGGCGACGGCAAAATTTTCGTGACGCCTCTAGAGCGGGTCATCCGCATCCGTACCGGCGAAGAAGACAACAGCGCCCTGACGCCCGTCGCACCAAAAACCCTGACGCCCACCCGCTAA